A genomic region of Arachis hypogaea cultivar Tifrunner chromosome 5, arahy.Tifrunner.gnm2.J5K5, whole genome shotgun sequence contains the following coding sequences:
- the LOC112800812 gene encoding uncharacterized protein has protein sequence METPSSARRVTRSQTLASSNGNNIPLSRKMEDSEKSMSKSRQRSTQKQQDRSALIDITNDSPIVGLANGGSLETPLGGKQRGSSSRVKKTPGSGEALLRGQVKTLLQKVEEEAVLSKLSLESRPFLQLVTSPMGLLAPTPANTPQIPNLSGSFDTGLVSVTPSPIVQEQLISQVVNHIFEGKNEENSESEKSLITRSLLLDFSEKSEISEECCSELSEVMQGSVDSSCNTQKTISEDDDASVWSIQVNASTRDEEDEEEEVAEEEEEEDYYEDVEEEGGYDVDELCEGLNKISMNEGSTYAGKHIRFVYNSDDELIKEEEEEGGNSSSSSSSSSPNVMHLKGLPTPKGKHLRFSEEE, from the exons ATGGAGACACCATCATCCGCAAGAAGAGTCACAAGATCACAGACCTTGGCTTCTTCCAACGGCAACAACATTCCTCTTTCAA GAAAAATGGAGGATTCTGAAAAGAGCATGTCAAAATCAAGGCAAAGAAGTACACAAAAGCAGCAAGATCGATCAGCGCTGATCGACATAACAAACGATTCTCCGATCGTGGGGTTGGCGAATGGGGGAAGTCTGGAGACCCCCTTGGGTGGGAAGCAGAGGGGAAGCAGCAGCAGGGTGAAGAAGACGCCGGGTTCCGGCGAGGCGCTGCTAAGGGGTCAGGTGAAGACGCTGTTGcagaaggttgaagaagaagctgtGCTTTCCAAACTCTCACTTGAAAGCCGTCCTTTTCTTCAACTAGTGACTTCTCCAATGGGACTTCTTGCTCCAACCCCTGCAAACACCCCACAAATCCCGAATCTTTCGGGTTCTTTTGACACTGGTTTGGTTTCTGTCACACCTTCTCCCATTGTCCAAGAGCAGTTGATTTCTCAG GTGGTGAATCATATATTTGAGGGGAAGAATGAAGAGAACTCGGAATCTGAAAAGAGTTTGATAACAAGGtcattgcttcttgatttctctgAAAAATCTGAGATATCCGAAGAATGCTGCTCTGAGCTGAGTGAAGTGATGCAAGGAAGTGTGGATAGTAGCTGTAACACACAGAAGACCATTTCAGAGGACGACGATGCTTCAGTTTGGTCGATACAGGTGAATGCAAGCACCCGtgatgaagaagatgaggaggaggaagtagcggaagaagaggaggaggaggattacTATGAGGAtgtggaagaagaaggaggaTATGATGTTGATGAACTGTGTGAAGGCTTGAACAAGATAAGCATGAATGAAGGTAGCACATATGCAGGGAAGCACATAAGATTTGTATACAACAGTGATGACGAGctcatcaaagaagaagaagaggaaggaggaaacagttcttcttcttcttcgtcgtcTTCGCCAAACGTGATGCATTTGAAAGGATTGCCAACCCCAAAAGGAAAGCATCTACGCTTTTCGGAGGAAGAATAG
- the LOC112800813 gene encoding E3 ubiquitin-protein ligase At1g63170 has protein sequence MSNTRSPTRSSEDIVDSTPFLGNTGTGAATDEFNSGRRFVRRQSLRQAARFLRQASGRRMMREPSMVVRETAAEQLEERQSDWAYSKPVVILDMVWNFAFVVVAATVLFLSRKESPEMPLRLCIIGYAMQCVLHMVCVCVEYRRRRRIQRSQSLNGGGEERVGSSGNLSSPSREGSSHYVTLGQLDEDSTSVAKHLESANTMFSFIWWIIGFYWVSAGSQSLVEESPLLYWLCIIFLGFDVFFVVFCVALACIIGIAVCCCLPCIIALLYAVADQEGASKEDIEQLSKYKFRKVENNEKLAGNTQGPVGGVMTECRSDSPSEHVLAEEDAECCICLSSYDDGVELRQLPCGHHFHCSCVDKWLYINATCPLCKYNILKSSNLGQEEV, from the exons atgtccaaCACACGCTCCCCGACGCGTTCCTCCGAGGACATCGTCGATTCCACGCCGTTTCTCGGCAATACCGGGACCGGCGCTGCCACCGACGAATTCAATTCAGGCCGCCGATTCGTACGGCGGCAGAGCCTCCGACAGGCGGCGAGGTTCCTCCGGCAGGCGAGCgggaggaggatgatgagagaGCCGTCGATGGTGGTGCGGGAGACGGCGGCGGAGCAATTGGAGGAGAGGCAGAGCGATTGGGCGTATTCGAAGCCGGTGGTGATCCTCGACATGGTTTGGAACTTCGCGTTCGTCGTGGTGGCGGCGACGGTGTTGTTTCTGAGCAGGAAAGAATCTCCGGAAATGCCTCTGAGGCTGTGCATTATAGGTTACGCTATGCAGTGCGTCCTTCACATGGTTTGCGTTTGCGTTGAGTACAGGAGAAGGAGGAGGATCCAGCGGTCACAGTCTCTGAACGGTGGTGGAGAAGAAAGGGTTGGAAGCAGTGGGAATTTGAGTTCACCTTCGAGGGAGGGCTCTTCGCACTATGTCACATTGGGCcagttggatgaagacagtactAG TGTTGCAAAGCATTTGGAGTCTGCAAATAcgatgttttcttttatttggtggATTATTGGGTTCTACTGGGTATCAGCTGGTAGTCAATCTTTAGTCGAAGAATCTCCTCTTCTTTACTG GCTATGTATAATCTTCCTTGGTTTTGATGTCTTCTTTGTTGTATTCTGTGTTGCACTGGCATGTATTATTGGTATCGCTGTTTGCTGTTGTCTTCCATGCATCATTGCCCTTCTTTATGCAGTTGCAGACCAG GAAGGAGCATCAAAAGAGGATATTGAGCAGCTATCAAAGTATAAATTTCGGAAAGTTGAAAACAATGAGAAACTTGCTGGAAATACACAAGGACCTGTTGGAGGAGTAATGACCGAATGCCGATCTGACTCACCTAGTGAACATGTTCTTGCTGAGGAGGACGCG GAATGTTGCATCTGCCTTTCTTCCTATGACGATGGAGTTGAACTAAGACAACTTCCTTGTGGTCACCATTTTCACTGCTCCTGCGTTGATAAATGGCTGTATATCAATGCTACTTGCCCACTCTGCAAGTATAACATCTTGAAAAGTAGCAACCTCGGTCAAGAGGAAGTGTAG